A stretch of Lactiplantibacillus brownii DNA encodes these proteins:
- the dapG gene encoding aspartate kinase, which translates to MEIIVQKFGGTSVKDEAARKQALRHVQYAVDQGDKVIVVVSAIGRKGAPYATDSLLGLVHGEATRLTNRELDMLVSVGETISTAVFTELAREQGLNVVAMTGHDAGIVTNDDFQNAKILRVDPQPIQDAFADADVVVVTGFQGATETGHITTIGRGGSDTSAAILGAALKAKRVDIFTDVNGMMTADPRLVTHARFIKAISYEELANMAHEGAKVIHPRAVEIAEQAHVPMRIRSTYQAPDELGTLVTDRTTTQIEHYRTVTGVAHQTNLTQFTVPTDTLSSSEIFQLMAQHNLSVDFINITQHQVVFNLVNGDAKVAKALLTKAHVHCQAIGDCAKVSVVGAGITGTPGVTARIVTALSAQHIDILQSTDSYTTIWVLVKEADLKVAMNALHDEFLGVEASPA; encoded by the coding sequence ATGGAAATTATTGTACAAAAATTTGGCGGGACGTCCGTAAAAGATGAGGCGGCCCGCAAGCAAGCCTTACGTCACGTGCAATATGCTGTTGATCAAGGAGATAAAGTCATCGTGGTCGTTTCAGCTATCGGTCGCAAGGGCGCACCCTACGCCACCGATTCACTGCTTGGGTTAGTACACGGTGAGGCCACCCGGTTAACGAACCGTGAACTGGATATGCTGGTTTCAGTTGGCGAAACGATTTCAACTGCCGTCTTCACCGAATTAGCACGCGAACAAGGGTTGAATGTGGTTGCGATGACCGGTCATGATGCCGGAATCGTGACCAACGATGACTTTCAAAATGCAAAAATTTTGCGGGTCGATCCCCAACCGATTCAAGATGCGTTCGCTGATGCTGACGTTGTGGTTGTCACTGGCTTCCAAGGAGCAACTGAAACTGGGCACATTACGACGATTGGTCGTGGTGGTTCTGACACGTCGGCAGCTATCCTTGGTGCGGCTTTGAAAGCCAAACGAGTGGATATCTTTACAGATGTCAATGGTATGATGACCGCCGATCCACGGTTGGTCACCCATGCACGCTTCATCAAAGCCATCAGTTATGAAGAATTAGCTAATATGGCGCATGAAGGGGCTAAAGTGATTCATCCGCGGGCTGTCGAAATTGCGGAACAAGCCCATGTGCCGATGCGCATTCGCTCGACTTACCAAGCACCTGACGAACTTGGGACTCTAGTCACCGATCGCACCACGACACAGATTGAGCATTATCGGACCGTCACCGGAGTTGCACATCAAACCAATTTGACCCAATTCACGGTGCCGACCGATACTTTAAGTTCGAGTGAGATTTTCCAATTGATGGCCCAACACAATTTAAGTGTCGACTTCATCAATATTACGCAACACCAAGTCGTCTTTAATCTAGTTAACGGTGATGCTAAAGTGGCTAAAGCGCTATTAACTAAAGCACATGTGCATTGCCAAGCAATTGGCGACTGTGCCAAAGTTTCCGTGGTCGGTGCTGGTATTACCGGCACTCCCGGGGTAACCGCACGGATCGTCACCGCTCTAAGTGCACAACACATTGATATTTTACAATCAACCGATAGCTATACCACGATTTGGGTCTTAGTTAAAGAAGCTGATTTGAAAGTTGCAATGAATGCCTTACATGATGAATTTTTAGGTGTCGAAGCGTCACCCGCCTAA
- the asnB gene encoding asparagine synthase (glutamine-hydrolyzing) has translation MCGFAGCLTDRTKADNEAYDQTIHEMTKMIVHRGPDDDGYFADDNITMGFRRLSIIDLAGGHQPLSYDNERYWMTFNGEIYNYIELREQLKAEGYEFKTNSDSEVILGMYAKYKADCTKYFRGMFAFVIWDKQEKSLFAARDQFGIKPFYYAVQGSDFYYASESKAIYKILKDKTFDQNALQDYMTFQFVPEPETLTKEIKMLAPGCSLIKKLGSAPQITRYYHREFHPVKRSEDEYAQKIKAALIDSVKIHMRSDVPVGSFLSGGIDSSIIVAIAKNYNPNLNTISVGFEREGYSELDVAQETAQILGVKNYSSIITPEAFMKAFPHFVWSMDDPLADPAAVPQYFLAKEAIKHVKVALTGEGADELFGGYTIYHEPESLKPFRYTKPINGALKKIALMMPEGMRGRSFLMRGTTPLENRYVGNAFIFGEQEKQKFLKNYNPNHPFQSITQPFYDESVDYDPISRMQFIDMHTWLNGDLLHNADRTTMAHSLELRTPFVDREVYNLAAEIPADLRISHGTTKYILRKAVEDIVPAHVLHRKKLGFPVPIRFWLKDEMYDWAKQIINDSQTDEYFNKNYFLKLLDDHKAGVRDNSRKLWTVLTFMMWHKIYVESDNLMDSPTANAHANQIEEP, from the coding sequence ATGTGCGGTTTTGCTGGTTGCTTAACTGATCGGACCAAAGCAGATAATGAAGCTTATGATCAAACCATCCACGAAATGACAAAGATGATTGTCCATCGGGGTCCCGATGATGATGGTTACTTTGCCGATGATAACATTACGATGGGCTTCCGTCGCTTGAGTATTATTGATTTAGCGGGTGGTCATCAACCACTTTCTTATGATAATGAACGTTATTGGATGACCTTTAATGGTGAAATCTACAATTATATTGAATTACGTGAACAACTCAAAGCTGAAGGTTATGAATTCAAAACGAATTCCGACTCTGAAGTTATTCTGGGTATGTATGCCAAATATAAGGCTGACTGTACCAAATACTTCCGCGGGATGTTTGCGTTTGTTATTTGGGATAAACAGGAAAAGTCCCTCTTTGCAGCGCGTGATCAATTTGGGATTAAGCCATTTTATTATGCCGTTCAAGGATCAGATTTCTACTATGCTTCTGAAAGTAAAGCCATCTACAAGATCTTGAAAGATAAGACTTTCGATCAAAACGCTTTACAAGACTACATGACGTTCCAATTTGTTCCCGAACCAGAAACTTTGACCAAAGAAATCAAGATGCTGGCACCGGGTTGTTCTTTAATCAAGAAATTAGGTTCAGCACCACAGATCACACGGTACTATCATCGTGAATTTCATCCGGTCAAACGATCAGAGGATGAATATGCCCAAAAGATCAAGGCAGCCTTGATTGATTCCGTTAAGATCCATATGCGGTCAGACGTTCCTGTTGGCTCATTCTTATCTGGTGGAATCGATTCTTCTATTATAGTAGCAATTGCCAAAAACTATAATCCAAACTTGAATACCATTTCGGTTGGTTTTGAGCGCGAAGGCTATAGTGAATTAGACGTGGCTCAAGAAACCGCGCAGATTTTAGGGGTCAAGAACTATAGTAGTATTATTACGCCAGAAGCCTTCATGAAGGCCTTCCCACACTTTGTTTGGAGTATGGATGATCCGTTGGCTGACCCGGCTGCTGTGCCGCAGTATTTCTTAGCCAAGGAAGCAATCAAACACGTTAAGGTCGCCTTAACTGGTGAAGGTGCGGATGAATTATTCGGGGGTTACACGATCTATCACGAACCCGAATCATTGAAACCATTCCGTTACACCAAACCAATCAATGGCGCTTTAAAAAAGATCGCCTTAATGATGCCTGAAGGGATGCGTGGACGCTCCTTCTTAATGCGTGGGACGACGCCACTTGAAAACCGCTACGTCGGTAATGCCTTTATCTTCGGCGAACAAGAGAAACAAAAGTTCCTTAAAAACTATAATCCGAACCATCCGTTCCAATCCATCACGCAACCATTTTACGATGAATCTGTCGACTATGATCCAATCAGCCGGATGCAATTCATCGACATGCATACTTGGTTAAACGGTGACTTGTTGCATAATGCGGATCGGACGACGATGGCGCATAGTTTGGAATTGCGGACCCCGTTCGTTGACCGTGAAGTTTATAACTTGGCCGCTGAGATTCCAGCAGACTTGCGGATCAGCCACGGCACAACGAAATATATCTTACGGAAAGCCGTGGAAGATATTGTTCCAGCCCACGTCTTGCATCGTAAGAAGCTTGGTTTCCCAGTCCCAATTCGATTCTGGTTGAAGGATGAAATGTATGATTGGGCTAAACAAATCATCAATGACTCCCAGACCGATGAGTATTTCAACAAAAATTATTTCTTAAAATTATTAGATGACCATAAAGCCGGGGTTCGCGATAACTCTCGGAAGCTATGGACCGTCTTGACCTTCATGATGTGGCACAAGATTTATGTCGAGAGCGACAACTTGATGGATAGTCCAACTGCTAACGCCCATGCGAACCAAATTGAGGAGCCGTAA
- the apf gene encoding aggregation-promoting factor, with product MKIKSLLLSTAAAASLFVLGTTAANADTVTVKAGDTVSALANTYNTTISAIETANSLANVNLIYVGQQLEVNGTTTQAVVTPASQAPAQSQAPASQAPAQSQAPVQSQAPASQAPVQSQAPVQSQAASAAPATTTPSAPAQSSAAPATTSGSDSAAKAWIANKESGGSYTATNGRYIGKYQLDSAYLNGDHSAANQERVANNYVSSRYGSWAAAQSFWQSHGWY from the coding sequence ATGAAGATCAAGAGTTTACTATTATCAACTGCAGCCGCGGCTAGTTTGTTTGTCCTCGGCACAACTGCTGCCAACGCCGACACTGTTACGGTTAAAGCTGGCGACACCGTTAGTGCACTGGCAAATACTTATAACACCACGATTTCAGCAATTGAAACAGCTAACTCATTAGCGAACGTAAACTTAATTTACGTTGGCCAACAGTTGGAAGTAAATGGCACGACGACTCAAGCTGTGGTAACGCCAGCTTCCCAAGCACCGGCCCAATCACAGGCGCCTGCTTCGCAAGCACCAGCTCAGTCTCAAGCCCCTGTACAATCACAGGCACCAGCATCACAAGCGCCAGTACAGTCACAAGCACCTGTTCAATCACAAGCAGCTTCAGCAGCGCCAGCAACCACGACGCCGAGTGCCCCTGCACAATCGAGTGCAGCACCCGCAACGACGTCTGGTTCTGACAGCGCAGCTAAGGCTTGGATTGCGAACAAAGAATCCGGTGGTTCATATACTGCAACTAATGGCCGTTACATTGGTAAGTATCAATTAGATTCAGCTTACTTGAATGGTGACCATTCAGCTGCTAACCAAGAACGTGTTGCTAACAACTACGTTTCATCACGTTACGGCTCATGGGCTGCAGCACAATCATTCTGGCAATCACACGGCTGGTACTAA
- a CDS encoding MerR family transcriptional regulator, translated as MTYTIKTVAEKTHLSIYTLRFYDKQGLLPFVSRNDSGYREFTDADLQLLRTITCLKNTGMKIATIRRYIDAVMAGPQTIPERRQLLSDHRAAILAEQQKIRDNLQEIDFKLNIYSASNAKQVITAERQFAKAEKLANHLPDPYPTLN; from the coding sequence TTGACTTATACCATCAAAACAGTCGCTGAAAAAACGCATCTATCCATCTATACCTTGCGCTTCTACGACAAGCAAGGACTCTTGCCCTTTGTCAGCCGTAATGACTCCGGCTACCGAGAATTTACCGATGCCGACTTACAACTCTTACGCACGATTACCTGCTTGAAAAATACTGGCATGAAAATTGCCACCATCCGTCGTTATATTGACGCGGTGATGGCTGGACCTCAGACCATTCCAGAACGACGACAACTGCTGAGTGATCATCGAGCAGCAATTTTGGCTGAGCAGCAAAAAATCCGGGACAATTTGCAAGAGATCGACTTTAAACTCAACATTTATAGTGCTTCCAATGCCAAACAAGTCATTACCGCCGAACGTCAATTTGCCAAGGCTGAAAAATTGGCGAATCACTTACCTGATCCTTATCCAACACTTAACTAA
- a CDS encoding NAD-dependent epimerase/dehydratase family protein has protein sequence MMKKTVLVTGGNGFLALWLIKGLLRQGYAVRATLRSESKAAEVTAALTSQGLTSLTDLHFVEANLTKDAGWAAAMQDVETVMSVAAPVFVNGESVADQVVQTAKQGTLRILKAAEQAGVKRVVMTANLGAVGFSRLDHQGVVTEQDWTNPDQPGLSLYEKSKLLAEQAAWNFSQNSKLDLVTVNAGAMLGAAMGQHVSGSFGLVQRLLTGQVTPNFKVNVVAAQDVAAMHILAMQTPNAAGQRFLAVADQAITAKEIMTLIKTQRPAQATQLPKLLLPTPIVRLLAPVMPQIKEVNLMMRVNHQVSNRKARTILGWQPKSSAAETVLAAVDSLTTK, from the coding sequence ATGATGAAAAAAACAGTATTGGTGACTGGTGGCAACGGTTTCTTAGCCCTATGGTTGATTAAAGGATTATTGCGACAAGGTTATGCGGTCCGCGCAACGTTACGGTCAGAATCAAAGGCAGCCGAAGTGACCGCAGCTTTGACGAGTCAAGGACTCACGTCGTTAACTGATTTGCATTTTGTCGAAGCCAATTTAACTAAGGATGCTGGGTGGGCAGCGGCAATGCAAGATGTCGAAACGGTGATGAGTGTGGCAGCGCCAGTGTTCGTCAATGGTGAGTCTGTGGCTGATCAAGTTGTTCAAACCGCTAAGCAGGGAACTTTGCGGATCTTAAAAGCTGCTGAGCAAGCTGGGGTCAAACGAGTCGTCATGACGGCAAATTTAGGCGCGGTTGGTTTTAGTCGCTTAGATCATCAGGGCGTGGTCACCGAACAAGATTGGACCAATCCTGATCAACCCGGGCTGTCCTTATATGAAAAGTCTAAACTATTGGCTGAACAGGCGGCTTGGAACTTTTCACAAAATTCAAAATTAGACTTGGTAACCGTCAATGCCGGGGCCATGTTAGGCGCGGCGATGGGACAACACGTCTCTGGAAGCTTTGGCTTGGTACAACGTCTATTGACTGGACAAGTCACTCCTAACTTTAAGGTGAACGTGGTGGCTGCTCAGGACGTTGCTGCAATGCACATTTTAGCGATGCAAACACCGAATGCGGCTGGACAACGATTTTTGGCGGTCGCAGATCAGGCCATTACGGCTAAAGAAATCATGACTTTGATCAAAACTCAGCGTCCAGCACAAGCGACACAGTTACCCAAGTTGCTCTTACCGACTCCAATCGTGCGATTATTAGCACCGGTAATGCCACAAATCAAAGAAGTTAATCTGATGATGCGTGTGAATCACCAAGTCAGTAACCGTAAAGCTCGCACGATTTTGGGGTGGCAACCAAAAAGTTCAGCGGCCGAGACCGTATTAGCTGCAGTTGACTCACTGACTACCAAGTAA